A single window of bacterium DNA harbors:
- the bioB gene encoding biotin synthase BioB → MTDSLQDIKEELAGRGRIGRENALRVLGDRSLALSEVLALSDAARRRHSGARVRLCSIVNARSGACGEDCAFCAQSSHHGAAVERYPLLGADRLAESATRAYARGAGEFSIVTSGAGVSREAELAVLEAALRRIAASHGDRQRCASLGQMDRESLARLKVAGLDCFHHNLETSRAFFGRICSTHSRAERVQMVRLAKSLGLRVCSGGIFGLGESDTDRVDFALELDELGVDSVPLNFLHPIPGTPLEGADNLTPELCLRIIAMFRLVLPERDIVICGGRQRNLRDLQPLVFWAGANGLLIGDYLTTSGRDSNDDLQMIADLGLEPYFAERKGPSGA, encoded by the coding sequence ATGACGGATTCCCTGCAAGATATAAAGGAAGAGCTGGCGGGGCGGGGACGGATCGGGCGGGAGAACGCGTTACGGGTGCTGGGCGACCGCAGTCTGGCGCTGAGCGAGGTCCTGGCCCTGTCAGATGCCGCCCGGCGCAGGCACAGCGGGGCCCGGGTGCGCCTGTGCTCCATTGTCAACGCCCGCAGCGGGGCCTGTGGCGAGGACTGCGCTTTCTGCGCCCAGAGCTCGCACCACGGCGCCGCGGTGGAGCGCTACCCGCTGCTCGGCGCGGACCGTCTGGCCGAGTCGGCGACCCGAGCCTATGCGCGCGGGGCGGGCGAGTTCTCGATCGTGACCAGCGGAGCGGGAGTGAGCCGCGAGGCCGAGCTCGCAGTACTGGAGGCGGCGCTGCGGCGTATCGCAGCCAGTCACGGCGACCGTCAGCGTTGCGCCAGCCTGGGACAGATGGACCGCGAGTCCCTGGCCCGGCTGAAAGTGGCCGGCCTGGATTGTTTCCACCACAACCTCGAGACCAGCCGGGCCTTTTTCGGCCGTATCTGCAGCACCCACAGCCGCGCCGAAAGGGTTCAGATGGTGCGCCTGGCCAAGTCGCTGGGCCTCAGGGTCTGCAGCGGCGGCATCTTCGGCCTGGGCGAGAGCGACACGGACCGGGTGGATTTCGCCCTGGAGCTGGACGAGTTGGGCGTGGATTCGGTGCCGCTCAATTTCCTGCATCCCATCCCCGGCACCCCGCTGGAGGGTGCGGACAACCTGACCCCCGAACTCTGTTTGCGGATAATCGCCATGTTCCGCCTGGTCCTGCCCGAGCGCGACATCGTGATCTGCGGCGGACGGCAACGCAACCTGCGTGACCTTCAGCCCCTGGTTTTCTGGGCCGGGGCGAACGGCCTGCTGATCGGTGACTACCTGACCACCAGCGGCCGCGACAGCAATGACGACCTGCAAATGATCGCCGACCTGGGACTGGAGCCGTACTTTGCCGAACGAAAAGGACCTTCGGGCGCTTGA